The Hymenobacter sp. DG25A nucleotide sequence GTATCCTCTTCTCCAGAGCCAACGACCGGGCAGTTTCTGGGTAACATCACTCTCTCGTTTGATCCGGCAGAGGATGGAGTAACCGATGCGGGTGCCCCAACGCTGGTAGTAGCCAAATCGAATGGCAGTGGCGCCTGGGAGAATATTGGACATAGCTCTAATTCCAGCACCACCATCACCTCCGATAATTTTACCACTTTCGGCGACTTTGTACTGGCCAGCACCATTGCAGATATTAAGATCAACCCGCTGCCCGTGGAGCTAACTGCCTTCACCGCCGAGCGCCAGGGAACAGATGTTCAAATCAAATGGGCTACGGCCTCTGAGCGGAACAGCGCATCCTTTCTCGTTGAGCGTTCTGCTGATGGGCTTACCTTCCAGGCCATTGGCCGGGTAGCGGCGCAGGGTACTTCCACCACGCACCACAGCTACCAGTTCACCGATGGCAAGTCCCTGAGCGGACTGGCTTACTACCGTCTACGGCAGTTGGACCAGGATGGTACCGCGCAGCTCTCCGTGGTACGCACCGTGCAGGGCCGGCCATTGCAGGCTGGTATTTATCCCAACCCTGTGCAGAACGTGCTGCACGTAGAAATGGCGGCTACTAACGGCAGTGTGCAGGCTATCATCACCGACCTGGTAGGGCGCGAGGTGTACCGCACTATCGTACCATCCTCTCATCAAATAGATCTGCACCAGTTACCGCAGGGAAGTTATTTGCTGATGCTGGAAGGACAGCAGGTTCACTCCACGCATAAATTGGTAAAGACCAATTAAGCTCTCATCTACTGTTAAAAAGCCCTTCTGCAGATGCAGAAGGGCTTTTTTTATAATGCTTGAAAAAGCAATGAGCCAGTATCCGGGGCCATATGGCTAACCGGGTATGCTCTGGTTTAAGAAAGTCCGGAATCAAAAGCTCTTAGACTAGAGTTTACCCTTCAGCTAAGCGCAATTTTTTAAGTCTGCTTATTTTGGTTTATGCCGCAGAATGATGCTCACTTCGATCAGGTCCAATTTCAGAACTCCTTTGTGGAGGAGCTTTCTGGTGAAATCTCTACGGATACCAGGCCCCGGCAAGTGCTCGGTTACTGCTATTCGCAGGTAAAGCCAACCCCCGTGCGCGAGCCGCGCCTTCTGGCCTGGTCAGAGGAGTTGGCTGCCTTTTTAGGCTTAAGCCGACCACCAGAACAAAGTCCGGCAGTAGATGCTCTGGCCGGCAATCTGGTAACCGATACCATGAAGCCTTTTGCGGCGCGCTATGGCGGGCACCAGTTTGGCAACTGGGCCGGGCAGCTGGGCGACGGCCGGGCTATTTCCCTGGGTGAGCTCACTGCCCGGGATGGTGCTGCCTGGGAAATTCAGTTGAAAGGCGCCGGCCCCACACCTTACTCGCGCCGGGCCGATGGGCGGGCCGTTCTGCGCTCCTCTGTGCGGGAGTTTCTGTGCAGCGAGGCTATGCACGCGCTGGGTGTGCCTACCACACGGGCCCTAAGCCTGGTAAGCACCGGCGACCTGGTAGTGCGCGACATGTTTTACAACGGCAACCCCCAGCCCGAGCCGGGGGCCATTGTAGCCCGGGTGGCGCCTACGTTCGTGCGGTTTGGCAACTTTCAGCTCATGACGGCCGCTAATGAGCTGGATAACCTGCGTGCCCTCGCCGACTACGTCATCCGTCGCTTCTACCCGGAACTGGGTGAGCCATCGGAGGCGGTATATGTGCGGTGGTTTGAGGAAGTCTGCCGCCGCACGGCCGTTATGGTGGCGCACTGGATGTCCGTGGGCTTTGTGCATGGCGTGATGAACACGGATAACATGTCCATTCTGGGGCTCACCATTGACTATGGCCCCTACGGCTGGCTGGAGCCCTATGACACCACCTGGACGCCCAACACCACCGACTTCAGCCACCACCGCTACGCTTTTGCCCAGCAGCCCCAGGTGGCGCTTTGGAATCTGGTGCAGCTAGGCCGGGCTTTAACCCCTCTGGTGCCCGCTATTGAAAGTCTAAACCAGGCACTGGAGCATTATCGCACCACTTTCACGGCCACGCGACAGGAGATGATGCGCCGCAAGCTGGGCCTTACTACCATTACCCAGCCCGAGGACAATGCCCTGCTGGAAGATCTGTACCAGGCGCTGACTACTTCGGAAATGGACATGACGCTGTTCTTTCGCCAGCTTTCCCACGTAGCCCCAGCCTTACAGACCGGTATGGAGGATGAAGAGCCACTCTTCATTGAGCTTATTGACAAGGCCTCCTACACCCCCGATCCATCTGCAGTACATGACTCGCTATTAGGCTGGCTGCGGCGCTATACTCAGCGACTACGGCAGGAAACTGCCTCCGGAGAAGTTATCCGGGAAGGAATGCTGGCAGCAAACCCCAAGTATGTGCTGCGCAATTACTTGGCACAACAGGCCATTGAAGCCGCCGAGATAGGGGACTTATCGAAACTCAACCGGCTTATGCAAGTTCTGAAGACTCCCTTTGCAGAGCAGCCTGAGCACGACGAGCTGGCGGCTAAGCGGCCGGAGTGGGCGCGCTTCAAGCCCGGTAGTGCTACGCTCTCCTGCAGCTCCTAGAGTGAGAGTAAGCCCGGCAATTAAACTTGTCGGGCTTATCGTTCTGAGGTTACCGCTTCGGCTTTAGGGTTCGAGTGGGCGGGCTAGTTATCCAGGGCCAGGATCCGGGCTTTGTAAGCGGGTGGCAATAGGGCTGCTTTCGCCCACCGGCCCACCCGCAGGTGTTGCGCTTGGTGGTACAAAGGCAGCAAAGGAGTCAGCCAGGAGCGGGAACTTAGGTGGAGCAGTTGGCTTACCGTAGGGGGCACTACCAGGCGTTGCGCCTGGAGCAGAAGCCAGTACCGCAAGGGCCCCAGGTGCCGCCGGTACTGCTGATACAGGTCTACGGTAAAGCCGCTGTTTTCCAGGTCGGCGGCCAGATGCTGCTGCCGGGCTATAAGCCAGTCCGAATATGTAGCCGGCAACTCCTGGATGCCCATGCGCTGACCCACGCGGGTGAATACGTCGAAAACGTCTTCTTTTTCTGTCGTTGTCAGCGAGCGTTCCAGCACTTCAAACGAGCGGATGGAATAGTCAATCAGCATAAACAACACGTCCCGGTAGGCCCAGTCCGGGATGGCCATGCCGCGCTTGGCTTCCACGGCGCCATGAATGGCTGCAATGGTATCAATGGCCCGTTCTGCACCTGCGCGCTCGGCAAACACAATCTGCCGGGCATAGGCAACGGTAGAAAACAAGCGGGCCAGTGGGTCGGCGGGCAGGCGCCCGGTAAAGTACAGCCAATCTACGGCCTTATTCAGGGCAAATTCGGCTGCCGCACCCGCAAAAATGAATAGCACGGTATCGGCTTTCCCCCAGATGGCACGCACCACTGAATGCTGGGGCACAAAGTGTTCCATAGAGCAATAACCAGAAATGGAGGCGAAAGACTCCTTAAAAAGCAGGTGGCGCCTCAAAAATGCTTAGGATTTTCGTGCTTCCATATTCTTCTCAGATCATGGCTGCCTTACATAAATCTTCCAGCTGCGCCGAATTCCGCAAGGGAGCTATACAACCAGAAAGGCCGCTCCAAAGAGCGGCCTTTCTGCATTATGGCATTCTGATCAGCAGAATTATACCGAGAAACTCTCGCCGCAACCGCAGGTGCGGGAGGCATTGGGGTTATCGAAGTAAAAGCCTTTTCCATTCAAGCCGTCGGAGAAGTTAAGCTCAGTGCCGGCCAGATACAGAAAGCTTTTCATATCTACCACCACGCGCACGCCTTTGTCTTCAAACTCCTGGTCCATGGGCTTTACTTCGTTATCGAAGTCGAGCTTGTAGGAGAGGCCAGAGCAGCCGCCACCGGCCACCGAAGCGCGCAGGCGGAAGGTAGGGTCAAGGTGAGCATCAGCAATGAGATGCTCAATTTTTTCCTTGGCTTTATCTGAAACAGTAATCATGGCTTATTGAAGGTTGTATGCTGCTTATGGGTTGCTGGTTTCGTTTGCCTAAAAGGCTCTTAAACACCAGTAACTTTCAATCAACAATCAATTAAGAAGAAGGATTCAACACTACACTGAACACGGTAATGGTGTTCAGGTCGCGGCCGTAGTAGAGCTTGTCCAGGGCTTCATAGGCGTTGTGGGCCCGGAAGTAGGAGGTTTGTAGCTCTTTTTCGCCGCGGGCACGCCACTGAATGGTATAGGAGCTTTCGGTGTCGCGGAAGCGCTGTACGTAAGCCAGCATTTTCCGCAACGCATCCAGCTTATCGTAGCCTTCTTCGTAGCGGAACAGGAAGCTTTGCTGGTGGCGCGGATTGACGGTTATCAAATCCAGGCGTACCTGCCCATCCAACTGCCGAAACTCAAACAATAGATTGCCCGGCCCCATGCCCAGATGGTCTTCTATCTGGCGTTGAATACGGGCACTTTCTACGTGTACGTCGTTGGAGACTTCCATTGTGTAGGTCTTAGTGTTTTAGGTAATAGGGCTTAGGTTTCATCGCAGCAGGAAACTCTCCATACTGCCCTAAAAACTAAGCCCTAAGTTCCTAATACCCTATTAATGGTGTGACTTGGCTACTTCCAGCTCAGGCAAACCATTCTTTACCCGGTAGTCGTTGATAGCCGACTTAATGGCATCTTCGGCCAGTACCGAGCAGTGGATTTTTACGGGCGGCAGGGCCAGCTCTTCCACAATTTCCATGTTGTCGATGGCCAAGGCCTCGTCCACGGTTTTGCCTTTCAGCCACTCCGTAGCCAGGGAAGAGGAAGCAATAGCCGAACCACAGCCGAACGTCTTGAATTTGGCGTCGGTGATGGTGTTGGTGGTTTCGTCTACCTCAATCTGCAGGCGCATTACGTCGCCGCACTCAGGAGCGCCTACCAGGCCGGTACCTACGTTCTTTTTGCTTTTGTCCAGCGTGCCTACGTTGCGTGGGTTGCTGTAATGGTCGATAACTTTATCGGAATAAGCCATGGCTTTTTTTCAGTTACT carries:
- a CDS encoding protein adenylyltransferase SelO encodes the protein MPQNDAHFDQVQFQNSFVEELSGEISTDTRPRQVLGYCYSQVKPTPVREPRLLAWSEELAAFLGLSRPPEQSPAVDALAGNLVTDTMKPFAARYGGHQFGNWAGQLGDGRAISLGELTARDGAAWEIQLKGAGPTPYSRRADGRAVLRSSVREFLCSEAMHALGVPTTRALSLVSTGDLVVRDMFYNGNPQPEPGAIVARVAPTFVRFGNFQLMTAANELDNLRALADYVIRRFYPELGEPSEAVYVRWFEEVCRRTAVMVAHWMSVGFVHGVMNTDNMSILGLTIDYGPYGWLEPYDTTWTPNTTDFSHHRYAFAQQPQVALWNLVQLGRALTPLVPAIESLNQALEHYRTTFTATRQEMMRRKLGLTTITQPEDNALLEDLYQALTTSEMDMTLFFRQLSHVAPALQTGMEDEEPLFIELIDKASYTPDPSAVHDSLLGWLRRYTQRLRQETASGEVIREGMLAANPKYVLRNYLAQQAIEAAEIGDLSKLNRLMQVLKTPFAEQPEHDELAAKRPEWARFKPGSATLSCSS
- a CDS encoding oxygenase MpaB family protein, which gives rise to MEHFVPQHSVVRAIWGKADTVLFIFAGAAAEFALNKAVDWLYFTGRLPADPLARLFSTVAYARQIVFAERAGAERAIDTIAAIHGAVEAKRGMAIPDWAYRDVLFMLIDYSIRSFEVLERSLTTTEKEDVFDVFTRVGQRMGIQELPATYSDWLIARQQHLAADLENSGFTVDLYQQYRRHLGPLRYWLLLQAQRLVVPPTVSQLLHLSSRSWLTPLLPLYHQAQHLRVGRWAKAALLPPAYKARILALDN
- a CDS encoding HesB/IscA family protein, with protein sequence MITVSDKAKEKIEHLIADAHLDPTFRLRASVAGGGCSGLSYKLDFDNEVKPMDQEFEDKGVRVVVDMKSFLYLAGTELNFSDGLNGKGFYFDNPNASRTCGCGESFSV
- the iscU gene encoding Fe-S cluster assembly scaffold IscU translates to MAYSDKVIDHYSNPRNVGTLDKSKKNVGTGLVGAPECGDVMRLQIEVDETTNTITDAKFKTFGCGSAIASSSLATEWLKGKTVDEALAIDNMEIVEELALPPVKIHCSVLAEDAIKSAINDYRVKNGLPELEVAKSHH